Proteins co-encoded in one Kocuria flava genomic window:
- a CDS encoding beta-phosphoglucomutase family hydrolase, translating to MNALPTAPFTASLPRVRTAENPPFAVDGLRIPHEAVIFDMDGVVTDTAAVHAAAWRTLFDAILADARLEPAEEGGQVDRRPFDADADYRHYVDGRRREDGIRSLLAARGARLPEGEETPGAWTVQGQAALKNTYFQEVLEQTGVRVFAGTVALIERLRAAGVPVGLVTASRNSVPVLAAAGLQDAFDIIVDGHFAAEHGLPGKPEPDTFLTCARMLGVDPARSVVVEDAVAGVRAAAAGGFGTVVGVRRHGERRDLYRAGATLVLNDVAELDLGSRREDPWKLVFEGFDPATEPRREALLTLANGYMGVRGSACEFADNGVHYPGNYLAGVFNRVVSHLSGRDVEHESMVNAPNWTHLDLRVSGGEWWSEGGLVPSEERVELDLRRGLLVRSLVLTDLNGDLGDDGSRARLEIVQRRLVSLRYRHLGAQETTVTARGWSGRLHVRTGIDPTVRNNGVAEYKELNAHHLVDLESTSLPDDHETLLSHVRTTQSKIEITTAQRTRIEGGQNVRERREIRPGGTEFRRHQVNVAEGKPVVIDSTTAVVTSRDAAIGSPREGALAELDRNPSGVRGLLPSHETEWQLLWDRYDVDVCPDPAERTGELCMTQLALRVHLFHVAQTLAPHMSLRDAGVPARGLHGEGYRGHIFWDELYILPVVNLRQPAVTRSLLSYRWRRLAMARHRATEFGLEGTAFPWQSGSDGREETPPELFNHHSNRWLPDNSWRQFHVGLAIAYNAWIYYETTGDLDWLAGQGAELIIGITRLFASLTDYDPADERYHIAGVMGPDEYHDGPRGQHGGGLKDNAYTNVLAAWLFRHSAHIFNDMVEHQREELSARYDLTAEEVGTWQRMAERMFVPFNRDGTVSQFDGWDDLDELDWEYYRAKYRNIGRLDLLLENEGDMTNNYKLAKQADAIMLVYLFGPEGLVEELGRMGYAVDHATIERTVDHYIARSSHGSSLSRVVNASVLAWLHPDRSWSAFQDALLIDLDDTQGGTTGEGIHLGAMAGSVDVVTRAYAGLRVRGEWLEFDPALPSQLEKVSFTVLYRGQMIRVCIDHQVLELEGTSRRAGSVTVHVHGAEYVLKGGQRIRVAIQQRHPRRGAH from the coding sequence GTGAACGCTCTTCCCACGGCCCCGTTCACCGCGTCCCTGCCCCGCGTGCGCACCGCCGAGAACCCCCCGTTCGCCGTCGACGGGCTGCGCATCCCGCACGAGGCCGTGATCTTCGACATGGACGGGGTCGTGACGGACACCGCGGCGGTGCACGCCGCCGCGTGGCGGACGCTGTTCGACGCGATCCTCGCCGACGCGCGGCTCGAGCCCGCCGAGGAGGGCGGGCAGGTCGACCGCCGCCCGTTCGACGCCGACGCCGACTACCGCCACTACGTGGACGGGCGCCGCCGCGAGGACGGGATCCGCTCCCTGCTGGCCGCCCGCGGCGCCCGGCTGCCCGAGGGCGAGGAGACCCCCGGGGCGTGGACCGTCCAGGGCCAGGCCGCGCTGAAGAACACCTACTTCCAGGAGGTGCTCGAGCAGACCGGCGTGCGGGTCTTCGCCGGGACGGTGGCGCTGATCGAGCGGCTGCGCGCCGCCGGGGTGCCGGTCGGGCTCGTGACGGCCAGCCGCAACAGCGTCCCCGTGCTGGCCGCCGCCGGCCTGCAGGACGCCTTCGACATCATCGTGGACGGCCACTTCGCCGCCGAGCACGGGCTGCCCGGCAAGCCCGAGCCCGACACCTTCCTCACCTGCGCCCGGATGCTCGGGGTCGACCCGGCCCGCTCCGTGGTCGTGGAGGACGCCGTGGCCGGCGTGCGCGCCGCGGCCGCCGGCGGCTTCGGCACGGTCGTGGGCGTGCGCCGCCACGGCGAGCGCCGGGACCTCTACCGCGCCGGCGCGACCCTCGTGCTCAACGACGTCGCCGAGCTGGACCTGGGCTCCCGCCGCGAGGACCCGTGGAAGCTGGTCTTCGAGGGCTTCGACCCCGCCACCGAGCCGCGCCGCGAGGCCCTGCTGACGCTGGCCAACGGCTACATGGGCGTGCGCGGATCGGCCTGCGAGTTCGCCGACAACGGCGTGCACTACCCCGGCAACTACCTGGCCGGGGTGTTCAACCGCGTGGTCAGCCACCTCAGCGGCCGCGACGTCGAGCACGAGTCGATGGTCAACGCCCCCAACTGGACCCACCTGGACCTGCGCGTCTCGGGCGGGGAGTGGTGGTCCGAGGGCGGTCTCGTGCCCTCCGAGGAGCGGGTCGAGCTGGACCTGCGCCGGGGCCTGCTCGTGCGCTCGCTCGTGCTCACCGACCTCAACGGCGACCTGGGCGACGACGGCTCCCGCGCCCGCCTGGAGATCGTCCAGCGCCGGCTCGTCTCGCTGCGCTACCGCCACCTCGGGGCCCAGGAGACCACGGTGACCGCCCGCGGGTGGTCCGGGCGGCTGCACGTGCGCACCGGCATCGACCCGACCGTGCGCAACAACGGCGTGGCGGAGTACAAGGAGCTCAACGCCCACCACCTGGTGGACCTCGAGTCCACCTCCCTGCCCGACGACCACGAGACGCTGCTCTCGCACGTGCGCACCACCCAGTCGAAGATCGAGATCACCACCGCCCAGCGGACCCGGATCGAGGGCGGGCAGAACGTGCGGGAGCGGCGCGAGATCCGCCCCGGCGGCACCGAGTTCCGCCGCCACCAGGTCAACGTGGCCGAGGGCAAGCCGGTGGTCATCGACTCGACCACGGCCGTGGTCACCAGCCGCGACGCCGCGATCGGCTCCCCGCGCGAGGGCGCGCTCGCCGAGCTGGACCGCAACCCCTCCGGGGTGCGGGGGCTGCTGCCCTCCCACGAGACCGAGTGGCAGCTGCTGTGGGACCGCTACGACGTGGACGTGTGCCCCGACCCGGCCGAGCGCACGGGCGAGCTGTGCATGACGCAGCTGGCGCTGCGGGTGCACCTGTTCCACGTCGCCCAGACCCTCGCCCCGCACATGTCCCTGCGCGACGCCGGGGTCCCGGCCCGCGGCCTGCACGGGGAGGGCTACCGGGGCCACATCTTCTGGGACGAGCTCTACATCCTGCCGGTCGTGAACCTGCGCCAGCCGGCGGTGACCCGCTCGCTGCTGTCCTACCGGTGGCGGCGCCTGGCCATGGCCCGGCACCGGGCCACCGAGTTCGGCCTCGAGGGCACCGCCTTCCCGTGGCAGTCCGGCTCGGACGGGCGCGAGGAGACCCCGCCGGAGCTGTTCAACCACCACTCGAACCGGTGGCTGCCGGACAACTCGTGGCGGCAGTTCCACGTGGGCCTGGCGATCGCCTACAACGCCTGGATCTACTACGAGACCACCGGTGACCTCGACTGGCTGGCCGGGCAGGGCGCGGAGCTGATCATCGGCATCACCCGCCTGTTCGCCTCCCTGACCGACTACGACCCGGCCGACGAGCGCTACCACATCGCCGGGGTGATGGGCCCGGACGAGTACCACGACGGCCCGCGCGGCCAGCACGGGGGCGGGCTGAAGGACAACGCCTACACCAACGTGCTCGCGGCCTGGCTGTTCCGGCACAGCGCCCACATCTTCAACGACATGGTGGAGCACCAGCGCGAGGAGCTCTCGGCCCGCTACGACCTCACCGCCGAGGAGGTCGGCACCTGGCAGCGGATGGCGGAGCGGATGTTCGTCCCGTTCAACCGCGACGGCACGGTCAGCCAGTTCGACGGCTGGGACGACCTCGACGAGCTGGACTGGGAGTACTACCGGGCCAAGTACCGCAACATCGGCCGCCTCGACCTCCTGCTGGAGAACGAGGGGGACATGACCAACAACTACAAGCTCGCCAAGCAGGCCGACGCGATCATGCTGGTCTACCTCTTCGGCCCCGAGGGCCTGGTCGAGGAGCTGGGGCGGATGGGCTACGCGGTGGACCACGCGACGATCGAGCGCACGGTCGACCACTACATCGCCCGGTCCTCCCACGGCTCCTCGCTCTCGCGGGTGGTCAACGCCTCGGTGCTCGCGTGGCTGCACCCGGACCGGTCGTGGTCGGCGTTCCAGGACGCGCTGCTGATCGACCTCGACGACACGCAGGGCGGGACGACCGGCGAGGGGATCCACCTCGGTGCGATGGCCGGCTCGGTCGACGTCGTCACCCGCGCCTACGCCGGGCTGCGGGTGCGCGGGGAGTGGCTGGAGTTCGACCCGGCCCTGCCCAGCCAGCTCGAGAAGGTCTCCTTCACCGTCCTCTACCGCGGTCAGATGATCCGGGTGTGCATCGACCACCAGGTCCTCGAGCTGGAGGGCACCTCGCGCCGGGCCGGCAGCGTCACCGTGCACGTGCACGGGGCCGAGTACGTGCTCAAGGGCGGGCAGCGGATCCGCGTCGCCATCCAGCAGCGCCACCCCCGGCGGGGCGCCCACTAG
- a CDS encoding Hsp20/alpha crystallin family protein yields MATMFSPFNDFDRLANSFFARPGLREMPMDLYRDGDEYILRADLPGIDPESVDVDVDGQLLTIRAERKLPEVKDVQWITRERQSSSFVRQLNLGQGIDIDGIAASYDNGVLTVTIPVSAQAKPRKIQVVSGGDDRQSLGGGTGSGGDRVIGEGELVNGETSTQSTEG; encoded by the coding sequence ATGGCCACCATGTTCTCCCCGTTCAACGACTTCGACCGTCTGGCGAACTCCTTCTTCGCCCGCCCGGGCCTGCGGGAGATGCCGATGGACCTGTACCGGGACGGCGACGAGTACATCCTGCGGGCGGACCTGCCGGGCATCGACCCGGAGAGCGTCGACGTGGACGTCGACGGCCAGCTGCTCACGATCCGGGCCGAGCGCAAGCTGCCCGAGGTCAAGGACGTGCAGTGGATCACCCGCGAGCGGCAGAGCTCCTCGTTCGTGCGCCAGCTCAACCTGGGCCAGGGCATCGACATCGACGGCATCGCCGCGAGCTACGACAACGGCGTGCTCACGGTGACCATCCCCGTCTCGGCCCAGGCCAAGCCGCGCAAGATCCAGGTCGTCTCCGGCGGCGACGACCGGCAGTCCCTGGGCGGCGGGACCGGCTCGGGCGGGGACCGCGTGATCGGCGAGGGCGAGCTCGTCAACGGCGAGACCTCGACCCAGTCCACCGAGGGCTGA
- a CDS encoding NADP-dependent isocitrate dehydrogenase — MAKIIYTRTDEAPLLATYSFKPVVEAFASTAGVEVETRDISLAGRIVAAFSDRLPEDQRMADALAELGELAKTPEANIIKLPNISASVPQLKAAVKELQGQGFDLPDYPDEPGTDEEKEVRARYDKIKGSAVNPVLREGNSDRRAPASVKNYARKNPHRMGEWSADSRTNVATMGADDFRANEQSVVVAEDGALSIRLVAEDGSTTVLKESVPVLAGEVVDSTVMRAAALDAFLAEQVERAKREDVLFSVHLKATMMKVSDPIIFGHVIEAFFPELFAAHGEALREAGLSPDNGLAAILNGLDDLPAGVRDEVRAAVDKGLAEGPKLAMVNSDKGITNLHVPSDVIVDASMPAMIRTSGHMWGPDGEEADTLAVLPDSSYAGVYQVVIDDCRRNGAFDPRTMGSVPNVGLMAMKAEEYGSHDKTFEIPAAGRVQVVDGSGTVLMEHEVAAGDIWRACQTKDVAVRDWVKLAVTRARATGSPAVFWLDRGRAHDANLIAKVEQYLGEHDTEGLQLEIMSPEEATAFSLERIRRGEDTISVTGNVLRDYLTDLFPILELGTSAKMLSVVPLINGGGLFETGAGGSAPKHVQQLVEENHLRWDSLGEFLALAASFDHLATRYDNARAQVLADTLDRATGTFLEENKSPSRKAGEIDNRGSHFYLALYWAQELARQDADAELARAFAAVAQELAENEQAINEELLAVQGRPADIGGYYRPDDAKTTAVMRPSETFNRVLASLSA, encoded by the coding sequence ATGGCAAAGATCATCTACACCCGCACCGACGAGGCGCCGCTGCTCGCCACCTACTCCTTCAAGCCGGTCGTCGAGGCCTTCGCCTCCACCGCCGGCGTCGAGGTGGAGACCCGCGACATCTCGCTGGCCGGCCGCATCGTCGCGGCCTTCTCCGACCGCCTGCCGGAGGACCAGCGGATGGCCGACGCCCTCGCCGAGCTGGGCGAGCTGGCCAAGACCCCCGAGGCCAACATCATCAAGCTGCCGAACATCTCGGCCTCCGTGCCGCAGCTCAAGGCCGCCGTCAAGGAGCTCCAGGGCCAGGGCTTCGACCTGCCGGACTACCCGGACGAGCCGGGGACCGACGAGGAGAAGGAGGTCCGGGCCCGGTACGACAAGATCAAGGGCTCGGCCGTCAACCCGGTGCTGCGCGAGGGCAACTCCGACCGCCGCGCCCCCGCCTCGGTGAAGAACTACGCCCGGAAGAACCCGCACCGCATGGGCGAGTGGTCCGCCGACTCGCGCACCAACGTCGCGACCATGGGCGCCGACGACTTCCGCGCCAACGAGCAGTCCGTCGTCGTCGCCGAGGACGGCGCCCTGAGCATCCGCCTGGTCGCCGAGGACGGCTCGACCACCGTCCTCAAGGAGTCCGTGCCGGTGCTCGCCGGCGAGGTCGTGGACTCCACCGTGATGCGCGCCGCCGCCCTGGACGCGTTCCTGGCCGAGCAGGTCGAGCGCGCCAAGCGCGAGGACGTGCTGTTCTCGGTGCACCTGAAGGCCACCATGATGAAGGTCTCCGACCCGATCATCTTCGGCCACGTGATCGAGGCGTTCTTCCCCGAGCTCTTCGCCGCGCACGGCGAGGCGCTGCGCGAGGCCGGGCTGAGCCCGGACAACGGCCTCGCCGCGATCCTCAACGGCCTCGACGACCTCCCCGCCGGCGTGCGGGACGAGGTGCGGGCCGCCGTCGACAAGGGGCTCGCCGAGGGCCCGAAGCTCGCGATGGTCAACTCGGACAAGGGCATCACGAACCTGCACGTGCCCTCCGACGTCATCGTCGACGCCTCGATGCCCGCGATGATCCGCACCTCCGGGCACATGTGGGGCCCGGACGGCGAGGAGGCCGACACCCTCGCGGTGCTCCCGGACAGCTCCTACGCCGGGGTCTACCAGGTCGTCATCGACGACTGCCGCAGGAACGGCGCCTTCGACCCGCGCACCATGGGCTCCGTGCCCAACGTCGGGCTCATGGCCATGAAGGCCGAGGAGTACGGCTCCCACGACAAGACCTTCGAGATCCCCGCCGCCGGCCGCGTGCAGGTCGTGGACGGCTCCGGGACCGTGCTCATGGAGCACGAGGTCGCCGCCGGCGACATCTGGCGGGCCTGCCAGACCAAGGACGTCGCCGTGCGCGACTGGGTCAAGCTGGCCGTCACCCGCGCCCGCGCCACCGGCTCCCCCGCGGTGTTCTGGCTGGACCGCGGCCGCGCCCACGACGCCAACCTGATCGCCAAGGTCGAGCAGTACCTGGGCGAGCACGACACCGAGGGCCTGCAGCTGGAGATCATGTCCCCCGAGGAGGCCACCGCCTTCTCGCTCGAGCGGATCCGCCGCGGCGAGGACACCATCTCCGTCACCGGCAACGTGCTGCGCGACTACCTCACCGACCTGTTCCCGATCCTCGAGCTGGGCACCTCCGCGAAGATGCTCTCCGTGGTGCCGCTGATCAACGGCGGCGGCCTGTTCGAGACGGGCGCCGGCGGGTCGGCCCCGAAGCACGTCCAGCAGCTGGTGGAGGAGAACCACCTGCGCTGGGACAGCCTCGGCGAGTTCCTCGCCCTGGCGGCGAGCTTCGACCACCTGGCCACCCGCTACGACAACGCCCGCGCCCAGGTCCTGGCCGACACCCTGGACCGCGCGACCGGGACCTTCCTCGAGGAGAACAAGTCCCCCAGCCGCAAGGCCGGGGAGATCGACAACCGGGGCAGCCACTTCTACCTGGCCCTGTACTGGGCCCAGGAGCTCGCCCGGCAGGACGCCGACGCCGAGCTGGCCCGGGCGTTCGCGGCCGTCGCGCAGGAGCTGGCCGAGAACGAGCAGGCGATTAACGAGGAGCTGCTCGCCGTGCAGGGCCGCCCGGCCGACATCGGCGGGTACTACCGTCCCGACGACGCGAAGACCACCGCGGTGATGCGCCCGTCGGAGACCTTCAACCGGGTGCTGGCCTCGCTCAGCGCCTGA
- the purH gene encoding bifunctional phosphoribosylaminoimidazolecarboxamide formyltransferase/IMP cyclohydrolase codes for MSLPQPDRVPIRRALVSVYDKTGLEDLARGLHEAGVALVSTGSTAERIAAAGIPVTQVAEVTGFQECLEGRVKTLHPRVHAGILADRRKPEHMEQLAQLEIEPFDLVVVNLYPFTRTVRSGAGQDDVVEQIDIGGPSMVRAAAKNHAAVSVVVDPAGYDRVVEAARAGGFDLAARRRLAAAAFAHTAAYDTAVATWTMQQFAGDEEANAFPPYAGLALQRAATLRYGENPHQRAALYVDEAAAPGIAQADQLHGKEMSYNNYVDADAALRAAYDFDEPAVAVVKHNNPCGVAVAGPGAADPVAEAHRKAHACDPLSAYGGVIAANRPVTRAMAETVKDIFTEVVVAPGFEPEALELLQEKKNIRLLQLPEDFGRDALEYRQVSGGALLQLPDRLDAEGDDPAHWTLAAGEAADERTLADLAFAWRALRAVKSNAILLADDGASVGIGMGQVNRVDSCRLSVERANTLGADGAERARGAVAASDAFFPFADGLQVLLDAGVRAVVQPGGSVRDEEVVEAARAAGVTMYFTGARHFFH; via the coding sequence GTGAGCCTTCCCCAGCCCGACCGCGTGCCCATCCGACGAGCCCTGGTGTCCGTCTACGACAAGACGGGCCTGGAGGACCTCGCCCGCGGGCTGCACGAGGCCGGCGTGGCTCTCGTCTCCACCGGCTCCACGGCCGAGCGGATCGCCGCCGCGGGAATTCCCGTCACCCAGGTCGCCGAGGTGACCGGGTTCCAGGAGTGCCTCGAGGGCCGGGTGAAGACCCTGCACCCGCGCGTGCACGCCGGCATCCTGGCCGACCGGCGCAAGCCCGAGCACATGGAGCAGCTCGCGCAGCTGGAGATCGAGCCCTTCGACCTCGTCGTCGTCAACCTCTACCCGTTCACGCGGACCGTGCGCTCCGGGGCCGGTCAGGACGACGTGGTGGAGCAGATCGACATCGGCGGGCCCTCCATGGTCCGCGCCGCGGCCAAGAACCACGCGGCCGTCTCCGTGGTCGTCGACCCGGCCGGCTACGACCGGGTCGTCGAGGCCGCCCGCGCCGGCGGGTTCGACCTCGCCGCCCGCCGCCGGCTGGCCGCCGCCGCCTTCGCCCACACCGCCGCCTACGACACCGCCGTGGCCACCTGGACCATGCAGCAGTTCGCCGGCGACGAGGAGGCGAACGCCTTCCCGCCCTACGCCGGGCTCGCCCTCCAGCGCGCGGCGACCCTGCGCTACGGCGAGAACCCCCACCAGCGGGCGGCCCTGTACGTCGACGAGGCCGCCGCCCCGGGCATCGCCCAGGCCGACCAGCTGCACGGCAAGGAGATGTCCTACAACAACTACGTGGACGCCGACGCCGCGCTGCGCGCCGCCTACGACTTCGACGAGCCCGCCGTGGCGGTCGTCAAGCACAACAACCCCTGCGGCGTCGCGGTCGCCGGGCCGGGGGCTGCGGACCCGGTCGCCGAGGCCCACCGCAAGGCCCACGCCTGCGACCCGCTCTCGGCCTACGGCGGGGTGATCGCGGCCAACCGGCCCGTGACCCGGGCCATGGCCGAGACCGTCAAGGACATCTTCACCGAGGTCGTCGTGGCCCCCGGCTTCGAGCCCGAGGCCCTCGAGCTGCTGCAGGAGAAGAAGAACATCCGCCTGCTGCAGCTGCCGGAGGACTTCGGCCGCGACGCGCTGGAGTACCGCCAGGTCTCCGGCGGGGCCCTGCTGCAGCTGCCGGACCGGCTCGACGCCGAGGGCGACGACCCCGCCCACTGGACCCTCGCCGCGGGCGAGGCCGCCGACGAGCGCACCCTCGCCGACCTCGCCTTCGCGTGGCGGGCCCTGCGGGCCGTGAAGTCCAACGCGATCCTGCTCGCCGACGACGGCGCCTCCGTGGGCATCGGCATGGGCCAGGTCAACCGGGTCGACTCCTGCCGGCTGTCCGTCGAGCGCGCCAACACCCTCGGCGCGGACGGCGCGGAGCGGGCCCGCGGCGCGGTGGCCGCCTCGGACGCGTTCTTCCCCTTCGCCGACGGCCTGCAGGTGCTGCTCGACGCCGGGGTGCGCGCCGTGGTCCAGCCCGGCGGGTCGGTGCGCGACGAGGAGGTCGTCGAGGCCGCCCGCGCCGCCGGGGTGACGATGTACTTCACCGGTGCCCGGCACTTCTTCCACTGA
- a CDS encoding gamma carbonic anhydrase family protein produces MDAQATTARVLPHGGHTPRIDPTAFVAPGATVVGDVELGPDSGVFYGAVVRGDRSPVRLGAGSNLQDNVVVHSDPGHPCTIGAGVSVGHGAVVHGCTVADGVLVGMNATVLNGAVVGEGSLVAAGAVVLEGTVVPPRSLVAGVPAKVRRELTAEEQERVRTNARTYVRLSAEHRPA; encoded by the coding sequence ATGGACGCACAGGCCACCACCGCACGGGTGCTGCCCCACGGCGGGCACACGCCCCGGATCGACCCCACCGCCTTCGTCGCCCCGGGGGCGACCGTGGTCGGGGACGTCGAGCTCGGCCCGGACTCCGGGGTCTTCTACGGCGCCGTCGTGCGCGGGGACCGCTCCCCCGTGCGCCTGGGCGCGGGCTCGAACCTGCAGGACAACGTCGTGGTCCACTCGGACCCCGGCCACCCCTGCACGATCGGGGCCGGCGTCAGCGTCGGCCACGGGGCCGTGGTCCACGGGTGCACCGTGGCCGACGGCGTGCTCGTGGGGATGAACGCGACCGTCCTCAACGGCGCGGTGGTCGGCGAGGGCTCCCTCGTGGCCGCCGGCGCGGTGGTGCTGGAGGGCACCGTGGTCCCGCCCCGCTCCCTGGTCGCCGGCGTCCCCGCGAAGGTGCGCCGGGAACTGACCGCGGAGGAGCAGGAGCGCGTGCGCACCAACGCGCGCACCTACGTGCGGCTCTCCGCCGAGCACCGCCCGGCCTGA
- a CDS encoding TetR/AcrR family transcriptional regulator, protein MARVSEQYRQRRRAQIVEAASGCFLEHGYEGASMHRIIAATGLSAGALYNHFPSKQELVLAAAGAALDRVLAGDGADPAGDGAVPAFEPAEWLVALLERLAADPATTRLLLVTWGAAATDPALGALAGEHLGRLRALVARRYGRWAVEELGLDEAAAQEWTGMFAQAILSVLQGWVVQSCLLPGFDPEAYRDYARTLAAP, encoded by the coding sequence GTGGCGAGGGTGAGCGAGCAGTACCGGCAGCGGCGGCGCGCGCAGATCGTCGAGGCCGCGAGCGGGTGCTTCCTCGAGCACGGCTACGAGGGCGCCTCGATGCACCGGATCATCGCCGCGACGGGGCTGTCCGCCGGGGCCCTGTACAACCACTTCCCGTCCAAGCAGGAGCTCGTGCTCGCCGCCGCGGGCGCGGCCCTGGACCGCGTGCTCGCCGGGGACGGCGCGGACCCGGCCGGGGACGGCGCGGTCCCGGCCTTCGAGCCGGCGGAGTGGCTCGTGGCCCTGCTCGAGCGCCTGGCCGCGGATCCTGCCACGACCCGGCTGCTGCTGGTCACCTGGGGCGCGGCCGCGACCGACCCGGCCCTCGGCGCGCTCGCCGGGGAGCACCTGGGGCGGCTGCGGGCGCTCGTGGCCCGGCGCTACGGGCGGTGGGCCGTCGAGGAGCTGGGCCTGGACGAGGCCGCGGCGCAGGAGTGGACGGGGATGTTCGCCCAGGCGATCCTGTCGGTGCTCCAGGGCTGGGTGGTCCAGTCGTGCCTGCTGCCCGGCTTCGACCCCGAGGCCTACCGCGACTACGCCCGCACGCTCGCGGCCCCCTGA
- a CDS encoding Gfo/Idh/MocA family protein, protein MPHSPAPHTPATPAPGSSDPGRHAPDPSATDPSAAAPACAAAPALAPFAAAALEAAHLDEPLVPTGRSLRWGVVSTASIAEKVVPDIAALPDARVVAVSSRVQARAEDFARRHGIERAYGDTAAATGLERLAGDPDVEVVYVATPHGHHHRDVSVLLRAGKHVVCEKALAITAAEVRDLIRLARAHGVLLMEAVWTRTTPGFRAALRRVRDGDLGRVRAVDGTIGMSRPVDPDHRLFCRADGGGVLLDMLVYPLTWTAALLGAPRSWTARAELGPTAVDVDTALALEFGGARGHVSGTLSAAVPHQVVVSGTEGWLRVDGRINCPTALVVQPAEGLRRGAPPVVERVAVAGAGYVYEMREATRCVQAGLTESPVLPWVDSLATAEFFDRVRERIGLVYPHDDALPAGR, encoded by the coding sequence ATGCCGCACTCCCCCGCCCCGCACACCCCAGCGACCCCCGCCCCCGGGAGCAGTGACCCCGGCAGGCACGCCCCCGACCCCTCGGCCACGGACCCCTCGGCCGCCGCCCCTGCCTGCGCCGCCGCCCCGGCCCTCGCCCCGTTCGCCGCCGCGGCCCTGGAGGCCGCGCACCTGGACGAGCCGCTGGTCCCCACGGGCCGCTCCCTCCGGTGGGGCGTGGTGAGCACCGCGTCGATCGCCGAGAAGGTCGTCCCGGACATCGCGGCCCTGCCCGACGCCCGGGTCGTGGCCGTGAGCTCGCGGGTGCAGGCCCGGGCCGAGGACTTCGCCCGCCGGCACGGGATCGAGCGCGCCTACGGGGACACCGCCGCGGCCACGGGACTGGAGCGGCTGGCGGGCGACCCCGACGTCGAGGTCGTCTACGTGGCCACCCCGCACGGCCACCACCACCGCGACGTCTCGGTCCTGCTGCGCGCCGGCAAGCACGTCGTGTGCGAGAAGGCCCTGGCGATCACCGCCGCGGAGGTCCGCGACCTGATCCGCCTCGCGCGCGCCCACGGGGTGCTGCTCATGGAGGCGGTCTGGACGCGGACGACCCCGGGCTTCCGGGCCGCGCTGCGCCGGGTGCGCGACGGGGACCTGGGCCGGGTGCGGGCCGTGGACGGCACGATCGGCATGTCCCGCCCGGTCGACCCGGACCACCGGCTGTTCTGCCGGGCCGACGGGGGCGGCGTGCTGCTGGACATGCTCGTCTACCCGCTGACCTGGACCGCCGCCCTGCTGGGCGCACCGCGCTCGTGGACCGCCCGGGCCGAGCTCGGCCCGACCGCCGTGGACGTGGACACCGCCCTGGCCCTCGAGTTCGGCGGCGCCCGCGGGCACGTCAGCGGCACGCTCTCGGCGGCGGTCCCCCACCAGGTGGTGGTCTCGGGCACCGAGGGGTGGCTGCGCGTGGACGGGCGGATCAACTGCCCCACGGCCCTCGTGGTGCAGCCGGCGGAGGGGCTGCGCCGGGGCGCGCCCCCCGTCGTCGAGCGCGTGGCCGTCGCCGGCGCCGGCTACGTCTACGAGATGCGCGAGGCGACCCGCTGCGTGCAGGCCGGACTGACCGAGTCCCCGGTGCTGCCGTGGGTCGACTCCCTGGCGACCGCGGAGTTCTTCGACCGCGTGCGGGAGCGGATCGGGCTCGTCTACCCGCACGACGACGCCCTGCCCGCCGGCCGCTGA